A stretch of DNA from Salvelinus fontinalis isolate EN_2023a unplaced genomic scaffold, ASM2944872v1 scaffold_0174, whole genome shotgun sequence:
gttctcaactagcctacctggttaaataaaggtgaaaaaaaaaaaaaaaaaaaaaatatattaccaTCAGTATATTACCAgaagtatttatatattcctactaccagtcactttcagccctgtttacatgtatatattaccatgagTATATTACCAgaagtatttatatattcctgctaccagtcaccctgtttacatgtatatattaccatgagTATATTACCAGAAGCatttatatattcctgctaccagtcacatttcagccctgtttacatctATATATTACCATCAGTATATTACCAgaagtatttatatattcctactaccagtcactttcagcCTGTTTGACTGACGATTGGCTGAGTTAAATTGATGATGAAAAGGGGGCTGTTTTATTGgacggcttttgacattatcgatcatagtctgctgctggaaaaacgtgtgTTTTATGGCTATGTGTACcttcctatcacacacacacacgcacgcacgcacgcacgcgcgcgcacacacacacacacacacacacacacacacacacacacaccatgtactgTATGCTGCTGCCATTCGGTCTACTATTAtaattatttatattattattaaagGAGCTCTGGGTGTAATTTCCATGGTAATATATCTGGACAGACAATGATAACATAGaatctgaccaaattatgcaagattttagttctgggttaagtGACAGTATTTTAGTTCTGGGCTAAGTGACAgtattttagttctgggttaagtgacagtattttagttctgggttaagcGACAATATGTGTATGGTAACAAATAACAACCAAAGTAGTTTGTCGAAGTAGTTCAGCCTGGAATCAACCATATGAAGGACTATATAAGTAATTTCTCGAGGTAACCCAGTCTGTAGTAAACCATTTGAAGGACTATATAGGACTGTCAGAAATTCTAGCCCTCTGAACCCAACACCGCACGGGGTAAAAAAACTGTCACGCAGCCGGGTACAAAGAGCACTGACACACGCGCAGGTTTTCCGGAGCGCAGGGGTGCCGCACATTCGCACTTTGTTCTCGCTCACAGCATTTATTGCCGCGCTTGGATGAAAAACATTAGCATTATAGCCCAATAAATGTCATCATGTGTCATTGTGTCATTTTCCATTATACAGGAGAGTGTTCCAACCTCACTAATGTACACCATAACCTGTGCGTAAAAGGTAAGCGTTTGACAGTTTCTCTACTACAGAAGTAAAGTTGTCTTACCTTCGCATAGCAGCATATGATCAACCCCAACGGCAACAGATAGCCAATGACTAAAATAGCGACTTTGTAGGTGTGTTTGGAACCGCTTGCGTACCACGCTTCCCAGCAGAACGAACTGTTTGGCGCTTCCGGATGGTCAGTAAGTATCTGGTGTTGCGCCACTGGTATTGAGAATATGAACGATAGCGTCCATATAACACCGACCCCAATGAGTGCATTCCTCCTGTTGCGAATGCAGGGGGACTTTTTGGAGTGTACAACAGCTATGTACCTGTCCACTGACATGGCAACAAGCGTGAAGATGCTCACCAGCATACACACCATCACCAAATAGTGAACACATTTACATAAAAAGGATCCAAATATCCACTCAGGTAGGGAGTATATAGTCGCCTGGAACGGGACACAGAATAGCAAAAACAATAGATCCGCTATACTTAAATTAAGGATGAAAATGTTTGTCGTACTTCTGTTGCGCCGGGCCTTGATTTTCCCTATTACTATCATCACTAGAGAGTTCCCGACGACACCCAGGAAAAATATACATCCAAAAATCACCGGAACAATCACCGCCTCCGCACCACCGTGATCTTCTTCACCGGCACCCGCCGTTAGGTTGCCGGTGTTTAATAACTCGGTCCAGACGTAGCCCGTATCGTTGCCTGGCAGCTGCATGgttttctctcacacacagccGCGGCGTCCTCCTCCAGACGTTCCAGGAGTTGAAAGAAATATCAGCGCTGCTATCTCCGGAGAAAGTGGTGATGTTGTCCAGAGCCTCTCATGGTAGACAATCTGGTCTATGTATCACACTCAGTCCAGTAACACCGCTGTGTCAACTTCCAGATGTTTTGGGTTTAGGCTACTTTTACGCATCGTTTAGAGGAAATGGTTATGCGTTTTTATCCACTTGTGAGAAATTCCGCCTACAACAAGTGAAGGCTAGGTCTCCCGATGCGCGTCCTCGACGGAGCACACTGACGACAGCCTGGCTACGACAGATACAGTATTGGCTAACCCAGGCAGTCATGAAGCGGTAAAAATGAAACCATGTGCTATCCAAAACCTCGCGGAGCTCCTTATAGTAACATGAACATGGAGACCTTCCAGCGCGGGTTCCTTCTcctgtaaacaacaacaacaaaaaacgtacTAAAACCTTAatggtataattaagcaataaaaaacgagggggtgtggtatatggccaatatctcacggctaaggactgttcataAGCActacgcaacgcggagtgcctgaaTACAGCCCTCTGCCGtagtatattggcaatataccacaaacccatgAGGTgtattattgctattataaacaggtTACCAACAGGTTGACAACCTCTACTGTGAAGTATGTCGTCTGGAGATCATTATACCATGGAGCTGAAAGGGTTTAAGTGAAACACTGTGAGGATTGGAAAGAAAATAACAACCTATTCATacctcgtcctgtaaccttggtaccggctgcagcggtctctgattcagaccagtccctcgtcctgtaaccttggtaccggctgcagcggtCTCTGATATAGACGAGTtcctcgtcctgtaaccttggttCCGGCTGCAGCGGTCTCTGATATAGACGAGTtcctcgtcctgtaaccttggtaccggctgcagctgtctctgatttagaccagtccctcgtcctgtaaccttggtaccggctgcagcggtctctgatttataccagtccctcgtcctgtaaccttggtaccagccgcagcggtctctgatttagaccagtccctcgtcctgtaaccttggtaccggctgcagcggtctctgatttataccagtccctcgtcctgtaaccttggtaccggctgcagcggtctctgattcagaccagtccctcgtcctgtaaccttggtaccggctgcagcggtctctgatttagaccagtccctcgccctgtaaccttggtaccggctgcagcaGTCTCTGATTTataccagtccctcgtcctgtaaccttggtaccagccgcagcggtctctgatttagaccagtccctcgtcctgtaaccttggtaccggctgcagctttctctgatttagaccagtccctcgtcctgtaaccttggtaccggctgcagcggtctctgattcagaccagtccctcgtcctgtaaccttggtaccggctgcagcggtCTCTGATTTATACCAGcccctcgtcctgtaaccttggtaccggctgcagcggtctctgatttagaccagtccctcgtcctgtaaccttggtaccagccgcagcggtctctgatttagaccagtccctcgtcctgtaaccttggtaccggctgcagcggtctctgatttataccagtccctcgtcctgtaaccttggtaccggctgcagcggtctctgattcagaccagtccctcgtcctgtaaccttggtaccggctgcagcggtctctgatttagaccagtccctcgtcctgtaaccttggtaccggctgcagcggtctctgatttataccagtccctcgtcctgtaaccttggtaccagccgcagcggtctctgatttagaccagtccctcgtcctgtaaccttggtaccggctgcagctttctctgatttagaccagtccctcgtcctgtaaccttggtaccggctgcagcggtctctgattcagaccagtccctcgtcctgtaaccttggtaccggctgcagcggtCTCTGATTTATACCAGaccctcgtcctgtaaccttggtaccggctgcagcggtctctgatttagaccagtccctcgtcctgtaaccttggtaccggctgcagcggtctctgatttataccagtccctcgtcctgtaaccttggtaccggctgcagcggtctctgattcagaccagtccctcgtcctgtaaccttggtaccggctgcagcggtctctgatttataccagtccctcgtcctgtaaccttggtaccggctgcagcggtctctgattcagaccagtccctcgtcctgtaaccttggtaccggctgcagcggtctctgattcagaccagtccctcgtcctgtaaccttggtagCGGCTGCAGCAGTCTCTGATTTataccagtccctcgtcctgtaaccttggtaccaGCTGCAGCAGTCTCTGATTTataccagtccctcgtcctgtaaccttggtaccaGCCGCAGCGGTCTCTGATTCagaccagtccctcgtcctgtaaccttggtaccggctgcagcggtCTCTGATTTATACCAGcccctcgtcctgtaaccttggtaccggctgcagcggtctctgatttagaccagtccctcgtcctgtaaccttggtaccggctgcagcggtctctgattcagaccagtccctcgtcctgtaaccttggtaccggctgcagcggtctctgatttataccagtccctcgtcctgtaaccttggtaccggctgcagcggtctctgattcagaccagtccctcgtcctgtaaccttggtaccggctgcagcggtctctgattcagaccagtccctcgtcctgtaaccttggtagCGGCTGCTGCAGTCTCTGATTTataccagtccctcgtcctgtaaccttggtaccaGCTGCAGCGGTCTCCGATTCagaccagtccctcgtcctgtaaccttggtaccggctgcagcggtctctgatttagaccagtccctcgtcctgtaaccttggtaccggctgcagcggtctctgatttagaccagtctctgatctctgattgagaccagtccctcgtcctgtaaccttggtaccagccgcagcggtctctgatttagaccagtccctcgtcctgtaaccttggtaccggctgcagca
This window harbors:
- the LOC129844116 gene encoding galanin receptor type 1-like, which gives rise to MQLPGNDTGYVWTELLNTGNLTAGAGEEDHGGAEAVIVPVIFGCIFFLGVVGNSLVMIVIGKIKARRNRSTTNIFILNLSIADLLFLLFCVPFQATIYSLPEWIFGSFLCKCVHYLVMVCMLVSIFTLVAMSVDRYIAVVHSKKSPCIRNRRNALIGVGVIWTLSFIFSIPVAQHQILTDHPEAPNSSFCWEAWYASGSKHTYKVAILVIGYLLPLGLIICCYAKVLFHLHKKMKNMSKKSDRSKRKTAQTVLLVVAAFLTCWMPHHIVAMWVEFGVFPLNDASFALRIISHCLAYGNSCINPILYAFLSENFRKACRQVFTCRFLYPPPPQEKVVRIRMENFSTTHSNTTNI